One window of the Salvia miltiorrhiza cultivar Shanhuang (shh) chromosome 6, IMPLAD_Smil_shh, whole genome shotgun sequence genome contains the following:
- the LOC130988946 gene encoding uncharacterized protein LOC130988946 isoform X2, whose product MAQLKETNNGTRTGRFSKSPSTDPYVLVLVIDDFKLEKCVDGLFDSFARLDSRIYSVGQTAANVGDHLQVKMLKKEHKKAEEHEKAKDRDPNNLISSTITSSIQSFSVM is encoded by the exons ATGGCTCAGTTGAAAGAGACTAACAATGGGACAAGGACTGGGAGGTTTTCCAAATCTCCATCAACTGACCCCTATGTGCTTGTTCTAGTCATTGATGACTTTAAG CTGGAAAAATGTGTTGATGGCTTGTTTGATAGTTTTGCAAGGTTGGATTCACGTATATATAGTGTTGGCCAAACTGCTGCTAACGTAGGAGACCACCTGCAGGTAAAG ATGCTTAAAAAGGAACATAAAAAGGCAGAAGAACATGAAAAGGCAAAAGATAGGGATCCTAATAATCTCATTTCCAGCACCATCACATCATCAATTCAGAGTTTTTCAGTGATGTAA
- the LOC130988946 gene encoding uncharacterized protein LOC130988946 isoform X1 → MQVTKWTLIDVVLTSCYISCCRKLYCCWVNGTWDLDIVDEVQASATLGGVAEKKKKGKKKYIKYKDGSHIDSVLGLAWNKEFRNTLASASADKLVKIWDVATETFNLTLENHTDKV, encoded by the exons ATGCAAGTAACAAAATGGACCCTTATTGATGTGGTGCTGACATCATGTTATATTTCTTGTTGTAGGAAACTTTATTGCTGTTGGGTCAATGGAACATGGGACCTTGATATT GTGGACGAAGTCCAGGCATCTGCTACCTTAGGTGGTGTTgctgaaaagaagaaaaaggggaagaag AAATATATTAAATACAAGGATGGCAGCCACATAGATTCAGTTCTTGGACTTGCCTGGAACAAGGAGTTTAG GAACACTCTTGCTAGTGCAAGTGCGGACAAATTAGTTAAGATTTGGGATGTGGCAACTGAAACTTTTAATCTGACTTTGGAGAACCATACCGACAAG GTGTAA